The Pyxicephalus adspersus chromosome 1, UCB_Pads_2.0, whole genome shotgun sequence sequence AGGGGGCTAGCCATAAGTATACCTGCGGTCTATCCGGATCTTAAACACTTTTTGATATCTTCATAGTGTGTAGCACTTCATCAgttcacacaaacatacacagaaaaacacagGCGCCCCAACCAATGCAATAAATGCTGTGTGCAAAGGTTTGCCAGTTTTTAATAGTCACCTCTAAAGTACATGCAACTATATCTCCATAGCCAAAAAAACGTGACACTTAACAGTTAACAGTTGTCACAAACCATTACCTCAGACTAGAAAATGGGTTTTAGGATTAAAATTATAGGAAAATAATAAGCGGGTTTTCTCCATGTGAAACAAACCCTGGAGCCCCTCACTATGTGTAGAAGTTTTCAGAGACTCATAGGAATAATGCCCAGGACGCTGACTGAATTACATAAGAAGGTGCAGTGTTTTCCTATTCAGTATCATCAATACCATGTTGAGAATGTTCAGCATGTAATTCCAAATTTACTCTTTGCATGACTTGCCAACTACCCAAAGAAACCTGTTttcaattgtattattattataacagtatttatatagccccgatatattatgcagcgttgtataaaatccatagtcatgtcactaactgtcccttaaaggggctcacaatctaatgtcactacctcAGTTACatgtccaaggtcaatttttgagggaagccaattaacctaaccgcatttttttttgaatgtgggaggaaaccagggaaccctgaggaaacccacacaaacacggggagaacctgcaaactccaggcagatattgtcctggccgggATACAAACCTGGGgccgagtgctaaccactgagccaccttccTGCCCCCTGAATTCCAGCAGATGCCAAAACACCATAGCCACTGCAGtagtcatttttaaatcaactccATTGGATAGAAGTTTATCCAAACAGAGTTAAGGACAAGCTTTCATGGCTCTACCTCCACTTCTTCTGTTGGGTAGACCCACAAAAGCTTGTCCAGAAAATGTAAcagctattgaaaaaaaaacacagacagtacttaactcttagattgtaatgaGTTAGTAcagccaaaatgttttcattttgagggataaagtttaaaaaccctgctatttttttccctttctatttATCCCAGTGAAGTTCCACagatcacaagaaaaaaaattcagggatCCTAAATGTTCCcgatactataaaaaaaaaacaaatctttctgATCTACTACACTAATGTTCCCATATGATAAGATGCACTCCACAGGTCTGTAAGGTTTACAGGCAAAGATGTTAATATGAGCGAGCATGTTCATGTGCACATGTGGGGGATTCCCAAATGTAAACCTTCGCTTTAGCTGtactgaaatacaaataaaagtaagaaaGAGGTAACACACAAGTATACAAAACACTTGTTTAATAAAAAGCGTGTACACAGTGCAAAAGTAAGCAATGACCTGATCTTTTATGGCCATTTACACAAACAGGCAATGTATATTAAGACAAACGCATGCCATAGCAACCATCATGCTTATTACATCAGACGTTTTGGATCAATTTTTTCCAGCTGCACCAATGGTTTTAGTTGTTCTGCAAAGCTCCTGACCTCATCTGCTATGCTGTCTTGTCCAGCAGGAGCCACAACACTAAGCTCAACCAAATAAGAAAGAGATAATGGTTCAGCTCCCTCAGCTGTTCCCGCCACTAACACACGGAATACTTTAAACACCGCTATTTTCATGACTCCTTTACGAAACAAATGACCTTTTGCAATGAATTCATGGTCCATCCTAAAGCCCATTTCTTGCAGAAATTCAGGCAGGACTTCTGAAGTTGCAATATCAACACAGTTCCTAACCAAAGTGTGACGACTTCTGTCTCCTGCTTCTGGCTGTCCAAGATAACGGAGGTGCCATGGAGATCCTGGTCGGTCAAGAGGTCGACGAGCACGAAGTACAAAGGGGCTGGCTTGCTGGCCTTTTAGCAGGTATACACTTTCATGGTCAGCAAATGTCTCTGGCTCCATGTTGTCACATAGCCCACGTAATCGATGGAGAAGGCTGTCTAGACCTTGGTCAAGAATACTGCctaaaattagggaaaaaattAAGTTAGTAAAATGCAAAGTTATGGGACTTGAAATTATTTGATACTTGATACTTATTTGATTGGGACTTAAAATTTGATAAAGGATCATTAAATaacaaaatctatatttatattcacttaccgtgtttccccgatgataaggcagggccatcaaataagacagccccccctttttagggaaaaatgaaaaataagccccccccccccgcaaataagccacccaccgattacttaccagaatcgggtggtacggtgggtgactccgtgtgtggttcctccgtgtgtgccgcgcctcttcatgacgaggaagtgacaggactgcagtgcgcgcacgtgactccgcccaagcaaacacaggcagcttccctcatccctccctaacggagactgcaggagtttgttcacgagttcagacaggtttttttttgctgtgagcaataccactctatatacggtaagctttagaatgggacattaaatggtacagtatattattgattacagtagaaggggacaatgaatggatcagattaatcagaaggggacaatgattggcacatgattgatctgaaggggacaggaatggcacatgattgatcagaaggggacaatgattggctcagattgatcagaagtggacatgaatggcacatgaacaataactgtgtactgtagtcttc is a genomic window containing:
- the MED18 gene encoding mediator of RNA polymerase II transcription subunit 18 → MEAPPVTTMPVTGGTINMMEYLLQGSILDQGLDSLLHRLRGLCDNMEPETFADHESVYLLKGQQASPFVLRARRPLDRPGSPWHLRYLGQPEAGDRSRHTLVRNCVDIATSEVLPEFLQEMGFRMDHEFIAKGHLFRKGVMKIAVFKVFRVLVAGTAEGAEPLSLSYLVELSVVAPAGQDSIADEVRSFAEQLKPLVQLEKIDPKRLM